A section of the Humulus lupulus chromosome 2, drHumLupu1.1, whole genome shotgun sequence genome encodes:
- the LOC133819917 gene encoding DNA topoisomerase 3-beta isoform X2 encodes MFMNLMGIFLDSGHNINVDFPQKYQDWNLTDPLDLFEAPIVKNEANPKAHICRHLNQEARGCNDLVLWLDCDREGENICFEVIECTGFGANDTRRKVYRARFSSVTEKDIMRAMDKLVEPNKDESLAVDARQEIDLKVGVAFTRYQTNYFQGKYGNLDSRVISYGPCQTPTLGFCVQRYLQIGTFKPEKFWSVRPYILQSGYELQLEWERQKLFDLDAATMFQKLVTEDGILEVTEVSEKQEVKSRPSGLNTVNLLKIASSALGLGPQTTMQVAERLYIRGFISYPRTESTAYPSSFDFKGTLGALANNPTWGNYVRALIADGYHKPRVGTDAGDHPPITPMMSATEDMLETDAWRLYEYICQHFIGTLSPDCKYLRTKVEFLSGGESFHCVGHRVLAKGFTHVMPWLGISEKNLPQFKKGEKIEVARVELYEGSTSPPDYLSESELISLMEKNGIGTDASISVHINNICERNFVKVQAGRKLVPTALGITLIRGYQCIDPDLCLPDIRSFIEQQINHVAKGQADHVHVVQHVLLQFKQKFSYFVKQIDNMDALFEAQFSPVADSGRVLSKCGKCLRYMKHISSQPSRLYCPTCEEVYYLPQKGTIKLYKELTCPLDNFELLICSMPGPEGKSFPLCPYCYNSPPFEGITTLFGAAKTGGSNMLGKGAGMPCFLCPHPTCPHSVITQGVCACPECSGTLVLDPVSAPKWRLHCNSCNCLVFLPQGAHRISTTPDKCPDCNSTIIEVDFNKKTTPLEDGTTLYSGCILCDEFLHSLLEMKHGKSFFRRLSSRGRGRGTRRGGPRGRGRGAGKYVDPKMSFRDF; translated from the exons ATGTTCATGAATTTGATGGGAATTTTCTTGGATTCAGGGCACAATATAAA TGTAGATTTTCCACAAAAATATCAAGACTGGAATTTGACTGATCCTCTAGATCTTTTTGAAGCTCCAATTGTTAAGAATGAAGCAAATCCCAAG GCTCATATATGTAGGCATTTAAATCAAGAAGCTCGTGGTTGTAATGATTTGGTTTTGTGGCTGGATTGTGACCGTGAGGGAGAAAATATATGTTTTGAAG TTATTGAGTGCACCGGCTTTGGTGCAAATGATACGAGAAGAAAGGTTTATCGTGCACGCTTTTCCTCTGTTACTGAAAAAGACATTATGAGGGCCATGGATAAACTAGTTGAACCTAACAAGGATGAGTCCCTAGCAGTTGATGCTCGACAAGAGATTGATTTGAAAGTCGGAGTCGCATTTACACGATATCAAACAAATTACTTTCAAGGGAAATATGGAAATCTTGATTCTAGAGTTATCTC CTATGGACCATGTCAAACTCCAACCCTTGGGTTTTGTGTACAACGCTATTTACAGATTGGCACATTTAAGCCAGAGAAGTTTTGGTCAGTACGTCCCTACATTTTACAGAGTGGCTATGAGCTTCAACTAGAGTGGGAACGCCAGAAGTTGTTTGACTTAGAT GCTGCTACAATGTTTCAAAAGTTAGTAACAGAAGATGGAATTCTAGAAGTCACTGAAGTATCAGAAAAGCAAGAAGTCAAAAGTCGTCCTTCTGGTCTCAATACAGTAAATCTTCTCAAG ATTGCTTCAAGTGCATTAGGCCTTGGACCCCAAACGACCATGCAAGTAGCTGAACGGTTATATATTCGAGGTTTCATCAG CTATCCACGTACAGAGAGCACAGCTTATCCTTCTTCATTTGACTTCAAAGGAACTCTTGGTGCACTAGCAAATAACCCAACGTGGGGTAATTATGTAAGGGCCCTTATTGCTGATGGTTATCATAAACCACGGGTAGGCACAGATGCAGGGGACCATCCTCCAATCACGCCAATGATGTCGGCAACTGAAGATATGCTGGAAACAGATGCTTGGAGATTATATGAATACATCTGTCAACATTTTATAGGAACCCTGTCTCCGGACTGCAAATACTTGAG AACAAAGGTAGAATTTTTATCTGGCGGGGAATCCTTCCACTGTGTAGGGCATCGTGTTTTGGCTAAAGGATTTACACATGTTATGCCGTGGTTGGGTATAAGTGAGAAAAATCTGCCACAGTTTAAAAAAGGGGAGAAGATAGAAGTTGCAAGAGTGGAGCTTTATGAG GGAAGTACATCGCCTCCAGATTATTTAAGCGAGAGCGAATTGATTTCCCTTATGGAGAAGAATGGAATAGGCACAGATGCATCGATTTCTGTCCATATTAACAACATTTGTGAGCGCAATTTTGTGAAG GTACAAGCCGGTAGAAAGCTGGTTCCAACTGCCTTAGGTATAACCCTGATAAGAGGGTATCAATGTATTGATCCAGATCTATGTTTGCCAGACATTCGGAGTTTCATTGAACAACAGATTAATCATGTTGCCAAGGGACAAGCTGATCATGTTCATGTCGTGCAGCATGTTCTACTCCAGTTCAAGCAAAAATTCAGTTATTTTGTTAAGCAG ATCGATAACATGGATGCATTATTTGAGGCACAATTTTCTCCAGTCGCCGACTCGGGACGAGTTCTTAGCAAATGTGGTAAATGCCTTCGGTACATGAAACACATATCTAGTCAGCCCTCCCGTTTGTATTGTCCTACCTGTGAGGAGGTTTATTATCTTCCTCAGAAGGGTACAATCAAG CTTTACAAGGAACTTACTTGTCCATTAGACAATTTCGAGCTTCTGATTTGTTCCATGCCTGGCCCAGAAGGCAAGTCATTCCCACTCTGCCCGTACTGCTACAATAGTCCTCCATTCGAAGGTATAACTACACTCTTCGGTGCTGCAAAAACCGGCGGTTCCAACATGTTGGGTAAGGGAGCTGGGATGCCTTGCTTTCTCTGCCCTCACCCCACTTGTCCACATTCTGTGATAACCCAAGGAGTATGTGCTTGTCCCGAATGTAGTGGAACACTAGTCCTAGACCCAGTCAGCGCTCCCAAGTGGCGACTCCATTGCAATTCTTGCAACTGCCTCGTCTTTCTCCCCCAAGGCGCTCACCGAATTTCCACCACTCCAGACAAGTGTCCCGATTGTAACTCTACGATCATAGAAGTGGACTTCAATAAAAAGACGACGCCATTGGAGGATGGAACTACCTTGTACTCTGGCTGCATTCTTTGTGACGAGTTTCTTCATTCGCTTTTGGAGATGAAACATGGAAAGTCATTCTTCAGACGCTTGAGTTCGAGAGGAAGAGGTAGGGGAACAAGACGAGGCGGCCCTAGGGGACGAGGTCGGGGTGCCGGGAAGTATGTGGATCCGAAAATGAGCTTTCGAGATTTCTGA
- the LOC133819918 gene encoding 15-cis-phytoene desaturase, chloroplastic/chromoplastic, which translates to MSLWGCVSAANFSSCQSGVVDFRNAGSIPRCCFRLRSQKMGSLAFGSGEFMARGLGGPSSLALVGSRQKKGVLPLQVVCVDYPRPEIDNTVNFLEAAALSSTFRGSPRPAKPLKVVIAGAGLAGLSTAKYLADAGHKPILLEARDVLGGKVAAWKDDDGDWYETGLHIFFGAYPNIQNLFGELGINDRLQWKEHSMIFAMPSKPGEFSRFDFSDALPAPLNGIWAILRNNEMLTWPEKVKFAIGLLPAMLGGQPYVEAQDGLTVKDWMRKQGIPDRVTDEVFIAMSKALNFINPDELSMQCILIALNRFLQEKHGSKMAFLDGNPPERLCMPIVDHIQSLGGEVQLNSRIQKIDLNDDGTVKKFLLTNGNEIEGDAYVFATPVDILKLLLPENWKEIPYFKKLDKLVGVPVINVHIWFDRKLKNTYDHLLFSRSPLLSVYADMSVTCKEYYSPDQSMLELVFAPAEEWISRSDSDIIDATMKELSKLFPDEIAADQSKAKILKYHVVKTPRSVYKTIPDCEPCRPLQRSPLEGFYLAGDYTKQKYLASMEGAVLSGKFCAQAIVQDYELLAVRGQRILAEAGSR; encoded by the exons ATGTCTCTGTGGGGTTGTGTTTCGGCCGCTAACTTCAGCAGCTGCCAGAGTGGTGTCGTGGACTTTCGAAACGCAGGGAGCATACCCAGATGTTGTTTTCGATTGCGTTCCCAGAAGATGGGGTCTTTGGCTTTTGGGTCTGGTGAATTTATGGCTCGTGGTTTGGGAGGTCCGAGCTCGCTGGCTCTTGTTGGTAGTAGACAAAAGAAGGGTGTTTTACCGTTGCAG GTGGTTTGCGTGGACTATCCAAGGCCGGAGATTGATAACACTGTGAATTTCTTGGAAGCTGCAGCCTTGTCTTCCACTTTCCGTGGCTCTCCTCGTCCAGCCAAGCCTTTGAAAGTCGTAATTGCTGGTGCAG GTCTGGCTGGTTTATCAACTGCAAAATACTTGGCAGATGCAGGTCATAAACCTATATTACTGGAAGCAAGAGATGTTTTAGGTGGAAAG GTGGCAGCATGGAAAGATGATGATGGTGACTGGTATGAGACCGGTCTACATATATTCT TTGGAGCTTATCCCAACATACAGAACTTGTTTGGAGAGCTAGGCATTAATGATCGGTTGCAATGGAAAGAACATTCAATGATCTTTGCAATGCCCAGCAAGCCAGGAGAATTCAGCCGATTTGATTTCTCTGATGCTCTGCCAGCTCCCTTAAATG GAATATGGGCTATTTTAAGGAACAATGAGATGCTGACCTGGCCAGAGAAAGTCAAATTTGCAATTGGACTCCTGCCTGCAATGCTAGGTGGACAGCCTTATGTAGAAGCTCAAGATGGTTTAACTGTCAAAGACTGGATGAGAAAGCAG GGCATACCTGATCGTGTAACTGATGAGGTATTCATTGCCATGTCAAAAGCCTTAAACTTCATCAACCCAGATGAACTTTCAATGCAATGTATATTGATTGCTTTAAACCGATTTCTTCAG GAGAAGCATGGTTCCAAGATGGCTTTCCTAGATGGAAATCCCCCAGAGAGACTCTGTATGCCCATAGTTGATCATATCCAGTCATTAGGTGGTGAAGTTCAACTTAATTCGCGGATACAAAAAATTGACCTGAATGATGATGGAACTGTAAAGAAATTTTTACTAACTAATGGAAATGAAATCGAAGGGGATGCATATGTGTTTGCAACCCCAG TTGATATCCTGAAGCTTCTATTGCCTGAAAACTGGAAAGAGATTCCATATTTCAAGAAATTGGATAAATTAGTTGGAGTTCCTGTTATTAATGTTCACATATG GTTTGATAGAAAATTGAAGAACACATATGATCACCTCCTTTTCAGCAG AAGTCCTCTTTTAAGTGTCTACGCCGATATGTCAGTAACATGTAAG GAATATTACAGTCCAGACCAGTCTATGCTTGAGTTGGTTTTTGCACCAGCAGAAGAATGGATTTCTCGTAGTGACTCAGATATTATTGACGCTACCATGAAGGAACTTTCTAAGCTGTTTCCTGATGAAATAGCAGCAGATCAAAGCAAAGCAAAAATCTTAAAGTACCATGTTGTAAAAACACCGAG GTCTGTTTACAAAACTATTCCGGATTGCGAACCTTGCCGTCCCTTGCAGAGATCTCCTCTTGAAGGTTTCTATTTAGCAGGTGACTACACAAAACAGAAGTATCTGGCTTCAATGGAAGGTGCTGTTTTGTCAGGGAAGTTTTGTGCACAGGCAATTGTACAG
- the LOC133819917 gene encoding DNA topoisomerase 3-beta isoform X1 has protein sequence MAPPKVLMVAEKPSIALSIANALSRGQMSTRRSSTDVHEFDGNFLGFRAQYKVTSVIGHVFSVDFPQKYQDWNLTDPLDLFEAPIVKNEANPKAHICRHLNQEARGCNDLVLWLDCDREGENICFEVIECTGFGANDTRRKVYRARFSSVTEKDIMRAMDKLVEPNKDESLAVDARQEIDLKVGVAFTRYQTNYFQGKYGNLDSRVISYGPCQTPTLGFCVQRYLQIGTFKPEKFWSVRPYILQSGYELQLEWERQKLFDLDAATMFQKLVTEDGILEVTEVSEKQEVKSRPSGLNTVNLLKIASSALGLGPQTTMQVAERLYIRGFISYPRTESTAYPSSFDFKGTLGALANNPTWGNYVRALIADGYHKPRVGTDAGDHPPITPMMSATEDMLETDAWRLYEYICQHFIGTLSPDCKYLRTKVEFLSGGESFHCVGHRVLAKGFTHVMPWLGISEKNLPQFKKGEKIEVARVELYEGSTSPPDYLSESELISLMEKNGIGTDASISVHINNICERNFVKVQAGRKLVPTALGITLIRGYQCIDPDLCLPDIRSFIEQQINHVAKGQADHVHVVQHVLLQFKQKFSYFVKQIDNMDALFEAQFSPVADSGRVLSKCGKCLRYMKHISSQPSRLYCPTCEEVYYLPQKGTIKLYKELTCPLDNFELLICSMPGPEGKSFPLCPYCYNSPPFEGITTLFGAAKTGGSNMLGKGAGMPCFLCPHPTCPHSVITQGVCACPECSGTLVLDPVSAPKWRLHCNSCNCLVFLPQGAHRISTTPDKCPDCNSTIIEVDFNKKTTPLEDGTTLYSGCILCDEFLHSLLEMKHGKSFFRRLSSRGRGRGTRRGGPRGRGRGAGKYVDPKMSFRDF, from the exons ATGGCTCCACCCAAAGTTCTTATG GTCGCCGAGAAGCCTAGCATCGCTCTCTCTATCGCTAATGCTCTCTCTCGCGGTCAA ATGAGTACCAGGAGGAGTAGTACAGATGTTCATGAATTTGATGGGAATTTTCTTGGATTCAGGGCACAATATAAAGTAACATCTGTGATTGGACATGTTTTCAG TGTAGATTTTCCACAAAAATATCAAGACTGGAATTTGACTGATCCTCTAGATCTTTTTGAAGCTCCAATTGTTAAGAATGAAGCAAATCCCAAG GCTCATATATGTAGGCATTTAAATCAAGAAGCTCGTGGTTGTAATGATTTGGTTTTGTGGCTGGATTGTGACCGTGAGGGAGAAAATATATGTTTTGAAG TTATTGAGTGCACCGGCTTTGGTGCAAATGATACGAGAAGAAAGGTTTATCGTGCACGCTTTTCCTCTGTTACTGAAAAAGACATTATGAGGGCCATGGATAAACTAGTTGAACCTAACAAGGATGAGTCCCTAGCAGTTGATGCTCGACAAGAGATTGATTTGAAAGTCGGAGTCGCATTTACACGATATCAAACAAATTACTTTCAAGGGAAATATGGAAATCTTGATTCTAGAGTTATCTC CTATGGACCATGTCAAACTCCAACCCTTGGGTTTTGTGTACAACGCTATTTACAGATTGGCACATTTAAGCCAGAGAAGTTTTGGTCAGTACGTCCCTACATTTTACAGAGTGGCTATGAGCTTCAACTAGAGTGGGAACGCCAGAAGTTGTTTGACTTAGAT GCTGCTACAATGTTTCAAAAGTTAGTAACAGAAGATGGAATTCTAGAAGTCACTGAAGTATCAGAAAAGCAAGAAGTCAAAAGTCGTCCTTCTGGTCTCAATACAGTAAATCTTCTCAAG ATTGCTTCAAGTGCATTAGGCCTTGGACCCCAAACGACCATGCAAGTAGCTGAACGGTTATATATTCGAGGTTTCATCAG CTATCCACGTACAGAGAGCACAGCTTATCCTTCTTCATTTGACTTCAAAGGAACTCTTGGTGCACTAGCAAATAACCCAACGTGGGGTAATTATGTAAGGGCCCTTATTGCTGATGGTTATCATAAACCACGGGTAGGCACAGATGCAGGGGACCATCCTCCAATCACGCCAATGATGTCGGCAACTGAAGATATGCTGGAAACAGATGCTTGGAGATTATATGAATACATCTGTCAACATTTTATAGGAACCCTGTCTCCGGACTGCAAATACTTGAG AACAAAGGTAGAATTTTTATCTGGCGGGGAATCCTTCCACTGTGTAGGGCATCGTGTTTTGGCTAAAGGATTTACACATGTTATGCCGTGGTTGGGTATAAGTGAGAAAAATCTGCCACAGTTTAAAAAAGGGGAGAAGATAGAAGTTGCAAGAGTGGAGCTTTATGAG GGAAGTACATCGCCTCCAGATTATTTAAGCGAGAGCGAATTGATTTCCCTTATGGAGAAGAATGGAATAGGCACAGATGCATCGATTTCTGTCCATATTAACAACATTTGTGAGCGCAATTTTGTGAAG GTACAAGCCGGTAGAAAGCTGGTTCCAACTGCCTTAGGTATAACCCTGATAAGAGGGTATCAATGTATTGATCCAGATCTATGTTTGCCAGACATTCGGAGTTTCATTGAACAACAGATTAATCATGTTGCCAAGGGACAAGCTGATCATGTTCATGTCGTGCAGCATGTTCTACTCCAGTTCAAGCAAAAATTCAGTTATTTTGTTAAGCAG ATCGATAACATGGATGCATTATTTGAGGCACAATTTTCTCCAGTCGCCGACTCGGGACGAGTTCTTAGCAAATGTGGTAAATGCCTTCGGTACATGAAACACATATCTAGTCAGCCCTCCCGTTTGTATTGTCCTACCTGTGAGGAGGTTTATTATCTTCCTCAGAAGGGTACAATCAAG CTTTACAAGGAACTTACTTGTCCATTAGACAATTTCGAGCTTCTGATTTGTTCCATGCCTGGCCCAGAAGGCAAGTCATTCCCACTCTGCCCGTACTGCTACAATAGTCCTCCATTCGAAGGTATAACTACACTCTTCGGTGCTGCAAAAACCGGCGGTTCCAACATGTTGGGTAAGGGAGCTGGGATGCCTTGCTTTCTCTGCCCTCACCCCACTTGTCCACATTCTGTGATAACCCAAGGAGTATGTGCTTGTCCCGAATGTAGTGGAACACTAGTCCTAGACCCAGTCAGCGCTCCCAAGTGGCGACTCCATTGCAATTCTTGCAACTGCCTCGTCTTTCTCCCCCAAGGCGCTCACCGAATTTCCACCACTCCAGACAAGTGTCCCGATTGTAACTCTACGATCATAGAAGTGGACTTCAATAAAAAGACGACGCCATTGGAGGATGGAACTACCTTGTACTCTGGCTGCATTCTTTGTGACGAGTTTCTTCATTCGCTTTTGGAGATGAAACATGGAAAGTCATTCTTCAGACGCTTGAGTTCGAGAGGAAGAGGTAGGGGAACAAGACGAGGCGGCCCTAGGGGACGAGGTCGGGGTGCCGGGAAGTATGTGGATCCGAAAATGAGCTTTCGAGATTTCTGA
- the LOC133819917 gene encoding DNA topoisomerase 3-beta isoform X3, with amino-acid sequence MFSDFPQKYQDWNLTDPLDLFEAPIVKNEANPKAHICRHLNQEARGCNDLVLWLDCDREGENICFEVIECTGFGANDTRRKVYRARFSSVTEKDIMRAMDKLVEPNKDESLAVDARQEIDLKVGVAFTRYQTNYFQGKYGNLDSRVISYGPCQTPTLGFCVQRYLQIGTFKPEKFWSVRPYILQSGYELQLEWERQKLFDLDAATMFQKLVTEDGILEVTEVSEKQEVKSRPSGLNTVNLLKIASSALGLGPQTTMQVAERLYIRGFISYPRTESTAYPSSFDFKGTLGALANNPTWGNYVRALIADGYHKPRVGTDAGDHPPITPMMSATEDMLETDAWRLYEYICQHFIGTLSPDCKYLRTKVEFLSGGESFHCVGHRVLAKGFTHVMPWLGISEKNLPQFKKGEKIEVARVELYEGSTSPPDYLSESELISLMEKNGIGTDASISVHINNICERNFVKVQAGRKLVPTALGITLIRGYQCIDPDLCLPDIRSFIEQQINHVAKGQADHVHVVQHVLLQFKQKFSYFVKQIDNMDALFEAQFSPVADSGRVLSKCGKCLRYMKHISSQPSRLYCPTCEEVYYLPQKGTIKLYKELTCPLDNFELLICSMPGPEGKSFPLCPYCYNSPPFEGITTLFGAAKTGGSNMLGKGAGMPCFLCPHPTCPHSVITQGVCACPECSGTLVLDPVSAPKWRLHCNSCNCLVFLPQGAHRISTTPDKCPDCNSTIIEVDFNKKTTPLEDGTTLYSGCILCDEFLHSLLEMKHGKSFFRRLSSRGRGRGTRRGGPRGRGRGAGKYVDPKMSFRDF; translated from the exons ATGTTTTCAG ATTTTCCACAAAAATATCAAGACTGGAATTTGACTGATCCTCTAGATCTTTTTGAAGCTCCAATTGTTAAGAATGAAGCAAATCCCAAG GCTCATATATGTAGGCATTTAAATCAAGAAGCTCGTGGTTGTAATGATTTGGTTTTGTGGCTGGATTGTGACCGTGAGGGAGAAAATATATGTTTTGAAG TTATTGAGTGCACCGGCTTTGGTGCAAATGATACGAGAAGAAAGGTTTATCGTGCACGCTTTTCCTCTGTTACTGAAAAAGACATTATGAGGGCCATGGATAAACTAGTTGAACCTAACAAGGATGAGTCCCTAGCAGTTGATGCTCGACAAGAGATTGATTTGAAAGTCGGAGTCGCATTTACACGATATCAAACAAATTACTTTCAAGGGAAATATGGAAATCTTGATTCTAGAGTTATCTC CTATGGACCATGTCAAACTCCAACCCTTGGGTTTTGTGTACAACGCTATTTACAGATTGGCACATTTAAGCCAGAGAAGTTTTGGTCAGTACGTCCCTACATTTTACAGAGTGGCTATGAGCTTCAACTAGAGTGGGAACGCCAGAAGTTGTTTGACTTAGAT GCTGCTACAATGTTTCAAAAGTTAGTAACAGAAGATGGAATTCTAGAAGTCACTGAAGTATCAGAAAAGCAAGAAGTCAAAAGTCGTCCTTCTGGTCTCAATACAGTAAATCTTCTCAAG ATTGCTTCAAGTGCATTAGGCCTTGGACCCCAAACGACCATGCAAGTAGCTGAACGGTTATATATTCGAGGTTTCATCAG CTATCCACGTACAGAGAGCACAGCTTATCCTTCTTCATTTGACTTCAAAGGAACTCTTGGTGCACTAGCAAATAACCCAACGTGGGGTAATTATGTAAGGGCCCTTATTGCTGATGGTTATCATAAACCACGGGTAGGCACAGATGCAGGGGACCATCCTCCAATCACGCCAATGATGTCGGCAACTGAAGATATGCTGGAAACAGATGCTTGGAGATTATATGAATACATCTGTCAACATTTTATAGGAACCCTGTCTCCGGACTGCAAATACTTGAG AACAAAGGTAGAATTTTTATCTGGCGGGGAATCCTTCCACTGTGTAGGGCATCGTGTTTTGGCTAAAGGATTTACACATGTTATGCCGTGGTTGGGTATAAGTGAGAAAAATCTGCCACAGTTTAAAAAAGGGGAGAAGATAGAAGTTGCAAGAGTGGAGCTTTATGAG GGAAGTACATCGCCTCCAGATTATTTAAGCGAGAGCGAATTGATTTCCCTTATGGAGAAGAATGGAATAGGCACAGATGCATCGATTTCTGTCCATATTAACAACATTTGTGAGCGCAATTTTGTGAAG GTACAAGCCGGTAGAAAGCTGGTTCCAACTGCCTTAGGTATAACCCTGATAAGAGGGTATCAATGTATTGATCCAGATCTATGTTTGCCAGACATTCGGAGTTTCATTGAACAACAGATTAATCATGTTGCCAAGGGACAAGCTGATCATGTTCATGTCGTGCAGCATGTTCTACTCCAGTTCAAGCAAAAATTCAGTTATTTTGTTAAGCAG ATCGATAACATGGATGCATTATTTGAGGCACAATTTTCTCCAGTCGCCGACTCGGGACGAGTTCTTAGCAAATGTGGTAAATGCCTTCGGTACATGAAACACATATCTAGTCAGCCCTCCCGTTTGTATTGTCCTACCTGTGAGGAGGTTTATTATCTTCCTCAGAAGGGTACAATCAAG CTTTACAAGGAACTTACTTGTCCATTAGACAATTTCGAGCTTCTGATTTGTTCCATGCCTGGCCCAGAAGGCAAGTCATTCCCACTCTGCCCGTACTGCTACAATAGTCCTCCATTCGAAGGTATAACTACACTCTTCGGTGCTGCAAAAACCGGCGGTTCCAACATGTTGGGTAAGGGAGCTGGGATGCCTTGCTTTCTCTGCCCTCACCCCACTTGTCCACATTCTGTGATAACCCAAGGAGTATGTGCTTGTCCCGAATGTAGTGGAACACTAGTCCTAGACCCAGTCAGCGCTCCCAAGTGGCGACTCCATTGCAATTCTTGCAACTGCCTCGTCTTTCTCCCCCAAGGCGCTCACCGAATTTCCACCACTCCAGACAAGTGTCCCGATTGTAACTCTACGATCATAGAAGTGGACTTCAATAAAAAGACGACGCCATTGGAGGATGGAACTACCTTGTACTCTGGCTGCATTCTTTGTGACGAGTTTCTTCATTCGCTTTTGGAGATGAAACATGGAAAGTCATTCTTCAGACGCTTGAGTTCGAGAGGAAGAGGTAGGGGAACAAGACGAGGCGGCCCTAGGGGACGAGGTCGGGGTGCCGGGAAGTATGTGGATCCGAAAATGAGCTTTCGAGATTTCTGA